In the Paramisgurnus dabryanus chromosome 5, PD_genome_1.1, whole genome shotgun sequence genome, one interval contains:
- the f2r gene encoding proteinase-activated receptor 1 yields the protein MIMWIVVLMGMLVLETSATVLPRNESTPFIRTFSAFFVTVTDEPFDYLDVLEGSGSGLDHTFNPKKDEHHPVAKKRYYISQEASKFLTGSVVTSVIPTIYTLVFIISAPLNLLALVMFVRKVRPKKPAVIYMMNLACADLLFVLVLPFRIAYHFNGNDWIYGAGMCRFVTAAFYCNMYCSVLLMMCISIDRFLAVVYPMDSLTWRSPQTASVVCGAMWLLSIGGVTPLLISNQTITLPDLGITTCHDVLDIHHLRGYYLYFFPIISSLFFFIPLIFSTVCYVRIIQALCAANVENRARKTRAVFMAVTVFSVFVICFTPTNIILLSHYVRFAHKFNDQSYAAYLVSMCIGSVSCCFDPLIYYFGSSQCQKQVLAFLRCQGVQRIERSAQYTSSTRSSKLETIKSSVSSQYKKLVA from the exons ATGATTATGTGGATTGTGGTTTTGATGGGAATGCTGGTACTGGAAACATCTGCAACTGTTCTGCCGAGAAACG AATCGACGCCTTTCATTCGGACGTTCTCGGCTTTTTTCGTCACTGTCACCGATGAGCCATTCGATTATCTGGACGTGCTGGAGGGCAGCGGCTCCGGGTTAGATCACACATTCAACCCCAAGAAAGATGAGCACCATCCTGTGGCCAAAAAGCGCTACTACATTTCCCAAGAGGCTTCCAAATTTCTCACGGGCAGTGTAGTGACCTCTGTTATTCCGACCATATACACTTTAGTGTTCATTATAAGCGCTCCTCTGAACCTCCTTGCGCTCGTTATGTTTGTGCGCAAAGTAAGACCGAAGAAACCAGCGGTGATTTATATGATGAATCTGGCCTGTGCCGACCTACTCTTCGTGCTCGTGCTGCCGTTTAGGATAGCGTACCATTTCAATGGAAATGACTGGATATACGGGGCAGGGATGTGTCGTTTTGTCACGGCTGCTTTTTATTGCAACATGTATTGCTCTGTGTTATTGATGATGTGCATAAGCATAGATCGGTTCTTGGCTGTCGTCTATCCGATGGACTCGCTCACTTGGCGCAGTCCTCAAACCGCATCTGTCGTGTGCGGTGCCATGTGGCTTCTGTCGATAGGCGGAGTGACCCCTTTACTGATCTCCAATCAGACCATTACCCTACCTGACCTGGGAATAACCACTTGTCACGATGTCCTTGACATCCATCATCTTCGCGGTTATTACCTATACTTCTTCCCCATCATTTcatctctttttttctttatcCCGCTCATTTTTAGCACCGTCTGCTATGTGCGCATAATCCAAGCCTTGTGCGCTGCCAACGTGGAAAACCGCGCAAGAAAAACGCGGGCTGTCTTCATGGCAGTGACcgtgttttctgtttttgtgaTATGCTTCACCCCCACTAATATCATCCTTTTGTCCCATTACGTGCGCTTTGCTCATAAGTTTAACGATCAGTCATACGCTGCTTACCTGGTGTCCATGTGCATTGGGAGTGTAAGCTGCTGTTTCGACCCCCTGATCTACTACTTCGGGTCGTCGCAATGCCAAAAACAGGTGCTTGCTTTTCTCAGGTGCCAGGGAGTACAAAGGATTGAGAGGAGTGCACAGTATACCAGCAGCACCAGGTCAAGCAAGCTGGAGACCATTAAAAGCAGCGTCAGCAGCCAGTATAAAAAGCTGGTGGCATGA